Proteins encoded by one window of Dryocola sp. LX212:
- the wcaM gene encoding colanic acid biosynthesis protein WcaM, with protein sequence MRKRFKFSNLPFSPFRRKLLWASSLLAAVPATLPRAVLAASSKKEVSVQIFFKGSWPAAFEQAFEHADTVVVPADLVCDGINSPIFMPAGKTLKVAGGLRGNGKGRFILQDDCKILGEKGGRFNNVILDVRGSDISICGIDMSGMVPVTQIYIGGKDKVMRTMRNLVIDNITIHDANYGILRQGFQNRMENVRITNGHFNRLQGDAIEWNVAINDHNLLISDHVIENIDCTNGKVNWGIGIGLAGSRYNNEYREELSVKNFVIANITGSNCRQLVHVENGKHFIIRNVKARNINRTFSKTAGIDNATVAIYGCDNFVIDNIDMVDSAGFLIGYGTVKGKYLSIPQNFRLNNITLDNTRLPYHARGIQVSSGNASSFVSITNMTIKRASLELHNKPQHLFVRNVSVMQRSDLGPALKLHFDLRKDVRGRFMAKNDTLLSLADVHAVNEKGQSSVDIDRVDQQHVNTDNLNFALPALRK encoded by the coding sequence ATGCGAAAAAGATTTAAATTCAGTAACCTGCCGTTTTCTCCCTTCCGCCGAAAGCTGCTGTGGGCCAGTTCGCTGCTGGCCGCTGTGCCCGCAACGCTCCCGCGCGCAGTGCTGGCAGCCAGTTCTAAAAAAGAGGTCAGCGTTCAGATCTTTTTCAAAGGTAGCTGGCCCGCCGCTTTTGAACAGGCTTTTGAGCACGCGGATACGGTCGTCGTGCCAGCGGATTTAGTCTGTGATGGCATCAATTCCCCAATCTTCATGCCTGCGGGGAAAACGCTAAAGGTCGCGGGAGGCCTTAGGGGCAACGGGAAAGGCCGTTTTATCCTACAGGACGACTGTAAAATTCTCGGCGAGAAGGGCGGACGCTTCAATAACGTTATTCTCGACGTACGCGGCTCCGATATCAGCATCTGCGGTATCGACATGAGCGGCATGGTGCCGGTGACGCAGATTTATATCGGTGGCAAAGACAAGGTGATGCGCACGATGCGTAACTTGGTTATCGATAACATCACCATTCATGATGCCAACTACGGCATCCTGCGCCAGGGTTTTCAGAATCGGATGGAAAATGTGCGGATCACCAACGGTCACTTTAACCGCCTGCAGGGTGACGCCATTGAATGGAACGTGGCGATTAACGACCATAACCTGTTGATATCTGATCATGTTATCGAAAACATCGATTGCACGAACGGCAAGGTCAACTGGGGTATTGGCATTGGGCTTGCGGGCAGCCGATATAATAATGAGTACCGGGAAGAGCTGTCGGTGAAAAATTTTGTGATCGCCAATATTACCGGCAGTAACTGTCGCCAGCTGGTGCATGTTGAGAACGGCAAGCATTTCATTATCCGCAACGTTAAGGCTCGCAATATAAACCGTACCTTCAGCAAAACTGCCGGCATTGATAACGCCACCGTGGCAATTTATGGCTGTGATAATTTCGTCATTGATAATATTGATATGGTAGACAGTGCCGGGTTCCTGATTGGCTATGGCACGGTTAAGGGTAAATACCTGTCTATCCCGCAAAATTTCCGTCTGAATAACATTACGCTTGATAACACCCGGTTGCCGTATCACGCCCGCGGGATTCAGGTGTCTTCGGGTAACGCGTCGTCGTTCGTCTCGATCACTAACATGACGATTAAGCGCGCGTCGCTTGAGCTGCACAACAAACCGCAACATCTGTTCGTCAGAAATGTGAGCGTGATGCAGCGCTCCGACCTTGGCCCGGCCCTTAAGCTGCACTTCGATTTGCGTAAGGACGTGCGGGGCCGCTTTATGGCGAAGAACGACACGCTGCTGTCGCTTGCCGACGTGCATGCGGTCAACGAAAAAGGGCAAAGTTCGGTGGATATCGACCGGGTCGATCAACAGCACGTGAACACCGACAACTTGAACTTTGCGCTGCCTGCGTTGCGTAAATAA
- the wcaL gene encoding colanic acid biosynthesis glycosyltransferase WcaL encodes MKVGFFLLKFPVASETFVLNQIVAFIDMGYEVEIVAIQKGDLANTHAAFKEYRLAEKTTWLMDEPEGKLAKLQSRALNTLRGSLRPRTWRALNAKRYGEEARNLILSAICGRNPRPLQADVYIAHFGPAGVTAAKLRELGLLKGKIATVFHGIDISGREALAHYTPEYQKLFTRGDLMLPISNLWASRLEKMGCPAHKIAVSRMGVDMERFSVRPVKAAAKTLDIISVARLTEKKGLHVAIEACRLLKERGVKFRYNILGLGPWETRLRTLIEQNQLVGEVHMLGFKPNHEVKAMLDKADLFLLPSVTGGDGDMEGIPVALMEAMAVGIPVVSTVHSGIPELIDAGESGWLVPEYDAVALANQLQAFASVEEERLRSMLTLAREKVESEFNQKVIYQKLAHQLHTL; translated from the coding sequence ATGAAGGTTGGTTTTTTCCTGCTCAAGTTCCCGGTCGCGTCCGAAACCTTCGTCCTGAATCAGATCGTGGCGTTCATCGATATGGGCTACGAGGTGGAGATCGTTGCGATTCAGAAGGGCGATTTGGCCAACACCCATGCGGCGTTCAAAGAGTATCGCCTGGCGGAGAAAACCACCTGGCTAATGGACGAGCCGGAAGGGAAGTTGGCAAAGCTGCAGTCCCGCGCGTTGAACACGCTGCGTGGTTCGCTGCGGCCGCGCACCTGGCGTGCGCTAAACGCGAAGCGCTACGGTGAAGAGGCCCGCAATCTTATTCTGTCTGCTATCTGTGGGCGTAACCCACGGCCTTTACAGGCGGATGTTTATATCGCTCATTTCGGCCCGGCGGGTGTTACCGCCGCCAAGCTGCGTGAGCTGGGCCTGCTGAAGGGCAAAATTGCCACTGTTTTCCACGGTATTGATATTTCAGGCCGCGAGGCGCTGGCCCATTACACGCCGGAATATCAGAAGCTGTTCACGCGTGGCGATCTCATGCTGCCCATCAGCAATCTCTGGGCCAGCCGACTGGAGAAGATGGGCTGCCCGGCGCATAAAATTGCCGTCTCCCGTATGGGCGTGGACATGGAGCGTTTTTCAGTGCGCCCGGTAAAAGCGGCTGCCAAAACGCTGGATATCATCTCCGTCGCGCGGCTGACCGAGAAAAAAGGGCTGCACGTGGCGATTGAAGCCTGTCGGCTGCTGAAAGAACGCGGCGTTAAATTCCGTTACAATATCCTGGGCCTCGGCCCGTGGGAAACTCGTTTGCGCACGCTTATCGAGCAGAACCAGCTTGTTGGCGAGGTTCACATGCTGGGATTTAAGCCGAACCACGAAGTGAAGGCCATGCTGGACAAGGCCGATCTGTTTCTGCTGCCGTCCGTCACAGGCGGAGACGGCGACATGGAAGGTATCCCGGTTGCGCTGATGGAGGCGATGGCAGTGGGCATTCCCGTTGTCTCAACCGTTCACAGCGGCATTCCCGAACTGATTGACGCCGGGGAATCCGGCTGGCTGGTGCCCGAGTATGACGCCGTTGCCCTGGCAAATCAGCTACAGGCTTTTGCCAGCGTAGAAGAAGAACGGCTCAGGTCGATGCTTACGCTCGCGCGTGAAAAAGTAGAAAGCGAATTTAATCAAAAAGTTATTTATCAGAAGTTAGCCCATCAGCTCCATACGCTGTAA
- the wcaK gene encoding colanic acid biosynthesis pyruvyl transferase WcaK — protein MKLLILGNHTCGNRGDSAILRGLIDAITTVDDTVQVDVMSRYPVSSAWLLGRPVLGDDLYKQRRLHNNAVGLMGRVKKVLRRKYQHQVLIAKATDSGRLRNISIPQGFIDFVKSLHQYDAIIQVGGSFFVDLYGVSQFEHALCSFMAKKPVYMVGHSVGPFQDPQFNQLASYAFGNAKALILRESVSLDLMKQSNIDTSKVEVGVDTAWLVEHHNETFVPSYAVRHWFDIIKRKKTVAITLRELAPFDKRLGTTQKAYEQAFAAVVNRVIEQGYQVLALSTCTGIDSYNKDDRMIALNLRQYVNQPDQYHVVMDELNDLEMGKLLAECELTVGTRLHSAIISMNFGTPAIAINYEHKSAGIMQQLGMPEMAIDIRQLLDGSLQGVVADVLGQLPVINERLSLAVQAERQTGLRMVESVLTRVKEAK, from the coding sequence ATGAAATTATTGATTCTTGGCAACCACACCTGTGGCAACCGTGGCGACAGCGCTATTTTGCGCGGCCTGATTGATGCCATTACTACCGTTGACGACACGGTACAAGTTGACGTGATGAGCCGTTATCCGGTGAGTTCCGCCTGGCTGCTGGGCCGCCCGGTTCTGGGCGACGACCTCTATAAACAAAGGAGGCTGCATAACAATGCCGTCGGGCTAATGGGGCGTGTTAAGAAGGTGCTGCGCCGTAAATACCAGCACCAGGTGCTGATAGCGAAGGCGACAGACAGCGGTCGCCTGCGGAATATCTCTATTCCACAGGGTTTTATCGACTTTGTGAAATCGCTCCACCAATACGATGCCATCATCCAGGTTGGCGGGTCGTTTTTTGTCGATCTGTACGGTGTTTCCCAGTTTGAACATGCGCTATGTAGCTTTATGGCGAAAAAGCCAGTGTACATGGTTGGCCACAGCGTGGGGCCGTTCCAGGACCCGCAGTTTAACCAGTTGGCGAGCTACGCGTTTGGCAATGCAAAGGCGCTGATCCTGCGTGAATCCGTCAGCCTCGACCTGATGAAGCAGAGTAACATCGATACCAGCAAAGTGGAGGTGGGCGTGGATACGGCCTGGCTGGTTGAGCATCACAACGAGACGTTTGTGCCGAGCTACGCGGTGCGCCACTGGTTTGACATCATCAAACGTAAGAAAACCGTCGCCATCACTCTGCGCGAGCTTGCGCCGTTCGATAAGCGTCTGGGCACTACACAGAAGGCCTACGAGCAGGCGTTTGCCGCCGTGGTTAACCGCGTAATTGAGCAGGGCTATCAGGTGCTGGCGTTATCAACGTGTACGGGTATCGACAGCTACAACAAAGATGACCGCATGATTGCGCTCAACCTCAGGCAGTATGTGAATCAACCGGACCAGTATCATGTGGTCATGGACGAGCTGAACGACCTGGAAATGGGCAAGCTGCTGGCAGAATGTGAGCTGACCGTGGGCACGCGCCTGCACTCCGCCATTATCTCCATGAACTTCGGTACGCCAGCCATCGCCATCAACTACGAGCACAAGTCTGCGGGCATCATGCAGCAGCTCGGTATGCCGGAAATGGCGATTGATATCCGCCAGCTGCTGGACGGGTCGCTGCAGGGCGTAGTAGCGGACGTGCTTGGCCAGCTGCCGGTGATAAATGAGCGTCTTTCGCTTGCCGTACAGGCCGAGCGCCAGACTGGTCTGCGCATGGTCGAGTCTGTACTGACGCGAGTCAAGGAGGCGAAATGA
- a CDS encoding MOP flippase family protein, with product MSLREKTISGAKWSAIATVIIISLGLVQMTFLARTIDNHEFGLLTISLVIIALADTLSDFGIANSIIQRKQISHLELTTLYWLNVSLGLVVCVTVFLLSDVIASMLHNTALVPLIKTLSFAFIIIPHGQQFRALMQKEMEFSKIGSIETISVLVGFTVTVTMAIFYPFAMTAIIGYLANTLVRTSLFGFFGRKIYRPGFHFSLKSVGSNLRFGAWLTADSLINYVNTNLSTLVLARILGASVAGGYNLAYNVAVIPPMKLNPIITRVLFPAFAKIQDDTDKLRVNFYKLLSIVGIINFPALLGLLVVSNNFVPLVFGHKWHFITPILQLLCVVGLLRSIGNPIGSLLMAKARVDISFKFNVFKTCLFIPAIIVGGHLAGALGVTLGFLLVQMLNTVLSYFIMIKPVLGSSYREYIASIWLPFYLSIPTLVVSAALGGALKGHMPLSALLAVQIAAGAAAFIVMLALSRNALVVELKRQFCRSDRLKALLRAS from the coding sequence ATGAGCCTTAGAGAAAAAACCATCAGCGGCGCCAAGTGGTCTGCTATCGCCACGGTCATTATCATCAGCCTTGGGCTGGTGCAGATGACGTTCCTGGCGCGTACCATTGATAACCACGAGTTCGGTTTACTGACTATTTCGCTGGTGATTATCGCCCTGGCCGACACCCTGTCCGATTTCGGTATCGCCAACTCTATCATCCAGCGCAAGCAGATAAGCCATCTCGAACTGACCACGCTTTACTGGCTCAACGTCAGCCTGGGGCTGGTGGTGTGTGTGACGGTGTTTCTGCTTAGCGACGTTATCGCCTCGATGCTGCATAACACTGCGCTTGTCCCGCTGATTAAAACGCTGTCGTTTGCTTTTATTATTATTCCCCACGGCCAGCAGTTCCGCGCGCTGATGCAAAAGGAGATGGAGTTTTCAAAGATAGGCTCGATTGAGACGATTTCGGTGCTGGTGGGATTCACTGTAACGGTCACCATGGCGATATTTTACCCGTTCGCCATGACCGCTATTATTGGCTATCTGGCCAACACCCTGGTACGCACATCGCTGTTTGGCTTTTTTGGGCGCAAGATTTACCGCCCGGGCTTTCACTTTTCGCTGAAGTCCGTCGGCTCGAATCTGAGGTTTGGCGCATGGCTAACGGCGGACAGCCTCATCAACTATGTGAATACCAATCTATCGACGCTAGTGCTGGCGCGAATTCTGGGTGCCAGCGTAGCGGGGGGATATAACCTCGCTTACAACGTGGCGGTTATTCCGCCGATGAAGCTCAACCCAATCATTACCCGCGTGCTGTTCCCGGCCTTTGCCAAGATTCAGGACGATACCGACAAGCTGCGCGTCAACTTCTACAAGCTGCTGTCGATTGTCGGCATCATTAACTTCCCGGCGCTGCTCGGTCTGTTGGTGGTGTCGAATAACTTCGTGCCGCTGGTCTTCGGCCATAAGTGGCACTTCATCACCCCCATTCTGCAGCTGCTGTGCGTGGTCGGTCTGCTGCGCTCCATTGGTAATCCCATTGGCTCGCTGCTGATGGCGAAAGCGCGCGTGGACATCAGCTTTAAATTTAACGTTTTCAAAACCTGCCTGTTTATCCCGGCGATTATCGTCGGGGGACATCTGGCAGGCGCGCTGGGTGTGACGCTGGGTTTCCTGCTGGTGCAGATGCTCAACACCGTGCTGAGCTACTTCATCATGATTAAACCAGTGCTGGGCTCGAGTTATCGCGAGTATATCGCCAGCATCTGGCTGCCGTTTTATCTGTCGATTCCTACGCTTGTGGTCAGCGCAGCACTTGGGGGGGCGCTGAAGGGCCATATGCCTCTCTCTGCACTGCTGGCCGTGCAGATTGCCGCAGGTGCCGCTGCCTTTATTGTCATGCTCGCACTTTCCCGCAACGCGCTGGTCGTTGAGCTTAAGCGCCAGTTTTGCCGCAGCGATCGCTTGAAGGCGCTGCTCCGCGCGAGCTAA
- the wcaJ gene encoding undecaprenyl-phosphate glucose phosphotransferase produces the protein MTNLTKRELPKTNASLISMVQRFSDITIMFVGLWVVCKVNALPFIYMHLLMALLTLAVFQMIGGITDFYRSWRGVKIASELALLLQNWTLALIFSAGLLAFNSDFDGSFWVYLAWYVLTGFGLVVCRSFIRFGAGMLRNMGYNTRRIAIAGSMPVGRTLASSFRSEPWLGFEVVGVFDDLQPETADGDYAGSFAELVEEARSGRIDNVYIAMPMSEESRIKKLVRDLTDTTCSVLLIPDVFTFNILHARTHEVNGVPVVPLFDTPLNGINRILKRVEDIVLSSLILLLISPVLLAISVAVKATSPGPVIFRQTRYGMDGKPIKVWKFRSMKVMENDAIVVQATKGDKRITPVGNFLRRTSLDELPQFINVLLGGMSIVGPRPHAVAHNEQYRSLIEGYMLRHKVKPGITGWAQINGWRGETDTLEKMEKRVEFDLEYIREWSLWFDIKIVFLTIFKGFVNKAAY, from the coding sequence ATGACAAATCTAACAAAGCGCGAGCTGCCAAAAACGAACGCATCGTTAATTTCAATGGTGCAGCGTTTCTCCGACATCACCATCATGTTTGTCGGACTGTGGGTAGTCTGCAAAGTCAACGCGTTGCCGTTTATCTACATGCATCTGTTAATGGCTCTGCTTACCCTGGCTGTGTTCCAGATGATTGGCGGCATCACCGATTTCTATCGCTCCTGGCGCGGCGTGAAAATTGCCAGCGAGCTGGCGCTGCTGCTGCAAAACTGGACCCTGGCGCTGATTTTTAGCGCCGGTCTGCTGGCGTTTAACTCCGATTTTGACGGCTCGTTCTGGGTCTATCTTGCCTGGTACGTATTAACCGGCTTCGGCCTGGTGGTCTGCCGCTCGTTTATCCGCTTTGGTGCGGGCATGCTTCGCAATATGGGCTACAACACCCGCCGCATTGCCATCGCCGGTTCAATGCCGGTTGGGCGCACGCTGGCGTCGAGCTTCCGCAGCGAGCCGTGGTTAGGCTTCGAAGTGGTCGGCGTGTTTGATGATTTACAGCCGGAGACGGCGGATGGCGACTACGCCGGGAGCTTTGCCGAGCTGGTAGAAGAGGCGCGCTCTGGCCGCATCGATAACGTTTATATCGCTATGCCGATGAGCGAAGAGTCCCGCATCAAGAAGCTGGTGCGCGATCTGACCGACACTACGTGCTCCGTGCTGCTGATCCCTGACGTTTTCACGTTCAATATCCTTCATGCCCGTACCCATGAGGTGAACGGCGTGCCGGTTGTGCCGCTGTTCGATACGCCGCTCAACGGGATTAACCGCATCCTGAAGCGCGTGGAGGATATCGTTCTGTCCTCCCTGATCCTGCTGCTGATTTCTCCGGTCCTGCTGGCTATCAGCGTGGCGGTAAAAGCCACCTCGCCCGGCCCGGTTATCTTCCGGCAGACGCGTTACGGCATGGACGGCAAACCGATTAAGGTGTGGAAATTCCGCTCTATGAAGGTCATGGAGAACGACGCGATAGTCGTCCAGGCCACGAAAGGGGATAAGCGCATAACGCCGGTCGGCAACTTCCTGCGCCGGACGTCGCTTGACGAACTGCCGCAGTTTATCAACGTGCTGCTGGGCGGGATGTCGATTGTTGGGCCGCGTCCACACGCGGTGGCCCATAACGAACAGTATCGTTCGCTTATTGAGGGCTACATGCTGCGCCATAAGGTCAAGCCAGGCATTACCGGCTGGGCGCAGATCAACGGCTGGCGCGGTGAAACCGACACGCTGGAGAAAATGGAGAAGCGCGTCGAGTTCGACCTGGAGTATATCCGCGAGTGGAGCCTGTGGTTCGACATCAAAATCGTCTTCCTGACCATTTTCAAAGGCTTTGTTAACAAAGCCGCGTATTGA
- the cpsG gene encoding colanic acid biosynthesis phosphomannomutase CpsG, producing the protein MQKLTCFKAYDIRGKLGEELNEDIAWRIGRAYGEYLKPKTIVLGGDVRLTSETLKLALARGLQDAGVDVLDIGLSGTEEIYFATWHLGVDGGIEVTASHNPMDYNGMKLVREGARPISGDTGLRDVQRLAEANDFPPVNEAKRGSYKKISVVEAYIDHLFSYINVQNIKPLKLVINSGNGAAGPIVDAIEARFNAMNVPLTFIKVHNTPDGNFPNGIPNPLLPECRDDTRNAVIEHGADMGIAFDGDFDRCFLFDEKGQFIEGYYIVGLLAAAFLEKQPGAKIIHDPRLSWNTVDIVERAGGTPVMSKTGHAFIKERMREEDAIYGGEMSAHHYFRDFAYCDSGMIPWLLVTELLCLKGKTLGELVRDRMAAWPASGEINSKLADPKIAIERVHQHFAPHADEIDNTDGVSMAFGDWRFNLRSSNTEPVVRLNVESRSNEQLMQARTQEIMALLNQ; encoded by the coding sequence ATGCAAAAACTGACCTGTTTTAAAGCCTACGACATCCGTGGAAAGCTGGGCGAAGAGCTGAACGAAGACATCGCCTGGCGCATTGGCCGGGCCTACGGCGAGTACCTGAAGCCGAAAACTATCGTGCTGGGCGGCGACGTGCGCCTGACAAGCGAAACCCTGAAGCTGGCGCTGGCGCGCGGCTTACAGGATGCGGGCGTTGACGTGCTGGATATTGGCCTGTCCGGCACCGAAGAGATTTACTTTGCCACCTGGCATCTGGGCGTTGACGGCGGCATCGAAGTGACCGCCAGCCACAACCCGATGGACTACAACGGCATGAAGCTGGTGCGCGAGGGCGCGCGCCCAATCAGCGGCGACACCGGCCTGCGCGACGTGCAGCGCCTGGCGGAAGCGAACGATTTTCCGCCGGTGAACGAAGCGAAGCGCGGAAGTTACAAGAAGATTTCCGTCGTGGAAGCCTACATCGACCACCTGTTCTCGTACATCAACGTCCAGAACATTAAGCCGCTGAAGCTGGTAATTAACTCCGGCAACGGCGCGGCTGGCCCAATTGTTGACGCCATCGAAGCGCGTTTTAACGCGATGAACGTGCCGTTGACCTTCATCAAGGTGCACAACACTCCCGACGGCAACTTCCCGAACGGCATTCCTAACCCCCTGCTGCCGGAGTGCCGCGACGACACCCGCAACGCAGTTATTGAGCACGGTGCGGACATGGGCATTGCCTTTGACGGCGACTTCGATCGCTGCTTCCTGTTCGACGAGAAAGGGCAGTTTATCGAGGGGTACTACATCGTTGGCCTGCTGGCGGCGGCGTTCCTTGAGAAACAGCCGGGCGCAAAAATCATTCACGATCCGCGCCTGTCCTGGAACACGGTGGATATTGTCGAGCGCGCGGGCGGCACGCCGGTGATGTCAAAAACCGGCCACGCGTTTATCAAAGAGCGCATGCGTGAAGAAGACGCGATTTACGGCGGAGAAATGAGCGCCCACCACTACTTCCGTGACTTCGCCTACTGCGACAGCGGGATGATCCCATGGCTGCTGGTGACAGAGCTGCTGTGCCTGAAGGGGAAAACTCTGGGCGAGCTGGTGCGCGACCGCATGGCGGCGTGGCCCGCAAGCGGTGAAATTAACAGCAAGCTGGCCGACCCAAAAATCGCCATCGAGCGCGTGCACCAGCATTTTGCCCCGCATGCCGATGAAATCGATAACACGGACGGCGTGAGCATGGCCTTCGGCGACTGGCGCTTCAACCTCCGAAGCTCGAACACCGAGCCGGTAGTGCGCCTGAACGTGGAGTCCCGCAGCAACGAGCAGCTGATGCAGGCGCGAACGCAGGAAATCATGGCGCTGTTGAATCAGTAA
- the cpsB gene encoding mannose-1-phosphate guanyltransferase translates to MSHSQLYPVIMAGGNGSRLWPLSRVLYPKQFLCLKGELTMLQTTINRLNGVECESPVVICNEQHRFIVAEQLRQLNKLTENIVLEPAGRNTAPAIALAALAALRNQPDSDPLMLILAADHVIQNEDAFRDAVRNALPHAEAGKLVTFGIVPDQPETGYGYIRRGQAESAGVDAVAFSVAQFVEKPDLTTAEEYVACGEYYWNSGMFLFRAGRYLEELGKYRPDILQACENAMANVDPDLDFVRVDEAAFLACPDESIDYAVMEKTADAVVVPMDAGWSDVGSWSSLWDISAKTNEGNVHHGDVISHETENSYIYAESGLVTTVGVKDLIVVQTKDAVLIADRDHVQSVKKVVEQIKHDGRHEHHNHREVYRPWGKYDSIDSGDRYQVKRITVKPGEGLSLQMHHHRAEHWIVVAGTAKVTLGDEIKLLGENESIYIPLGMTHCLENPGKIPLDLIEVRSGTYLEEDDIVRFKDRYGRV, encoded by the coding sequence ATGAGTCATTCCCAGCTTTATCCGGTCATTATGGCTGGCGGAAACGGCAGCCGCCTGTGGCCGCTGTCCCGCGTCCTCTATCCGAAACAGTTCCTCTGCCTGAAAGGGGAGCTGACCATGCTGCAAACCACCATTAACCGCCTGAACGGCGTGGAGTGCGAAAGCCCGGTGGTGATTTGCAACGAGCAGCACCGTTTTATCGTTGCAGAACAGTTGCGCCAGCTTAACAAGCTGACTGAGAACATCGTGCTGGAGCCTGCCGGTCGTAACACCGCGCCCGCTATCGCGCTGGCGGCGCTTGCCGCATTACGCAACCAGCCGGACAGCGATCCGCTGATGCTGATCCTCGCCGCTGACCATGTTATCCAGAACGAAGATGCCTTCCGTGACGCGGTGCGTAACGCGCTGCCGCACGCCGAGGCGGGCAAGCTGGTGACCTTTGGCATCGTGCCTGACCAGCCGGAAACCGGCTACGGCTATATCCGCCGTGGGCAGGCCGAATCGGCGGGCGTGGACGCGGTGGCGTTCAGCGTTGCGCAGTTCGTGGAGAAGCCGGACCTGACGACCGCCGAGGAGTACGTGGCCTGCGGTGAATACTACTGGAACAGCGGCATGTTCCTGTTCCGCGCCGGTCGCTATCTGGAAGAGCTGGGCAAATACCGCCCGGATATTCTCCAGGCCTGTGAAAACGCGATGGCGAACGTCGACCCGGATCTGGACTTTGTACGTGTGGATGAAGCCGCGTTCCTGGCCTGCCCGGATGAGTCCATCGACTACGCGGTAATGGAAAAAACCGCCGATGCGGTGGTGGTGCCGATGGACGCGGGCTGGAGCGACGTTGGATCCTGGTCCTCTCTGTGGGACATCAGCGCTAAAACGAATGAAGGTAACGTGCACCACGGCGACGTGATTAGCCACGAGACTGAAAACAGCTATATCTACGCCGAATCCGGCCTGGTAACCACGGTCGGCGTCAAAGACCTTATCGTTGTGCAGACAAAAGATGCCGTGTTGATTGCCGACCGCGACCACGTGCAGAGCGTGAAAAAAGTTGTCGAGCAGATCAAACACGATGGTCGTCACGAACACCACAACCACCGCGAAGTTTACCGCCCATGGGGCAAATACGACTCTATCGATTCCGGCGATCGTTATCAGGTGAAGCGCATCACCGTGAAGCCGGGCGAGGGGCTGTCTTTGCAGATGCATCATCACCGCGCCGAGCACTGGATCGTAGTGGCGGGCACCGCAAAAGTGACGCTGGGCGATGAGATCAAACTGCTGGGTGAAAACGAGTCCATTTACATCCCGCTGGGCATGACCCACTGCCTGGAAAACCCCGGCAAGATCCCGCTCGACCTGATCGAAGTGCGCTCCGGCACCTACCTCGAAGAAGACGATATCGTTCGTTTTAAAGACCGGTACGGGCGCGTTTAA